Proteins found in one Zea mays cultivar B73 chromosome 1, Zm-B73-REFERENCE-NAM-5.0, whole genome shotgun sequence genomic segment:
- the LOC100273272 gene encoding OVARIAN TUMOR DOMAIN-containing deubiquitinating enzyme 3-like, with protein MAAAARPSNATLLARLRDGTAKFELLDDSAFALAHAPPAWPRLHCFARIAPSLRGGWSAALNKVEHYGVQRVTGDGRCMFRALAKGMAKNKGIPLAPREEVEDADDLRMAVKEIICDSETGRQEYEEAVIAITVEQSLKRYCQRIRRPDFWGGESEFLVLSRLCRQPIIIYIPEREYHGRGNGFIPIAEYGLEFTKNTKQWKKKTPVRLLYSGRNHYDLLV; from the exons ATGGCGGCAGCGGCGCGGCCATCCAACG CCACTCTTCTCGCGCGCCTCCGGGACGGCACGGCCAAGTTCGAGCTGCTGGATGACTCTGCGTTTGCGCTTGCGCACGCGCCCCCGGCCTGGCCCCGACTTCACTGCTTTGCCAGGATTGCCCCCTCGTT GAGGGGTGGGTGGTCGGCAGCGTTGAACAAGGTGGAGCATTACGGGGTTCAGAGGGTTACCGGCGATGGCCGGTGCATGTTTCGAGCGCTG GCTAAAGGAATGGCAAAAAACAAGGGGATTCCTTTGGCCCCAAGGGAGGAGGTAGAAGATGCAG ATGATTTACGGATGGCAGTGAAAGAAATTATATGTGACAGCGAGACTGGGCGGCAGGAGTACGAAGAAGCAGTTATAGCAATTACTGTGGAGCAATCATTGAAACG CTACTGCCAAAGGATAAGGAGGCCTGATTTCTGGGGTGGAGAGTCAGAATTCCTG GTTTTGTCTAGACTGTGTCGGCAGCCAATAATTATTTATATTCCAGAGCGTGAG TACCATGGTCGGGGTAATGGTTTCATTCCTATAGCTGAATATGGTTTGGAATTCACCAAAAATACAAAGCAGTGGAAGAAAAAGACACCAGTAAGACTATTATACAGTGGAAGGAACCATTATGATTTGCTTGTGTGA
- the LOC100281283 gene encoding LIM domain-containing protein WLIM2a — MFSGTQQKCKVCTKTVYPMDQLSTDGVVFHRSCFKCQHCKSTLSLSNYSSFEGVPYCKTHFEQLFKETGSYNKSFQSQSPAKITPEKLAPELTRSPSKAARMFSGTQDKCATCGKTAYPLEKVTVEEKSYHKSCFKCSHGGCAITPSNYAALEGILYCKHHFSQLFKEKGSYNHLIKCASVKRAAEAQPEQPASDSSS; from the exons ATGTTTAGCGGGACGCAGCAGAAGTGCAAGGTGTGCACCAAGACGGTGTACCCGATGGACCAGCTCTCCACCGACGGCGTCGTCTTCcaccgctcctgcttcaagtgccagCACTGCAAGTCTACCCTCTCA CTGAGCAACTATTCCTCGTTCGAAGGAGTGCCGTACTGCAAGACCCATTTCGAGCAGCTGTTCAAGGAGACCGGGAGTTACAACAAGAGCTTCCAATCACAGTCAC CTGCAAAGATTACTCCGGAAAAGTTGGCCCCTGAGCTG ACCAGATCACCAAGCAAAGCTGCAAGGATGTTTTCAGGAACACAAGACAAGTGTGCGACTTGTGGTAAAACTGCGTATCCTCTTGAGAAG GTAACAGTCGAAGAGAAGTCCTACCATAAGTCATGCTTCAAATGCTCCCACGGGGGCTGCGCGATTACACCTTCCAACTATGCAGCCTTGGAGGGCATCCTCTACTGCAAACACCATTTCTCCCAACTTTTCAAGGAGAAGGGAAGCTACAACCACTTGATCAAGTGCGCGTCCGTCAAGCGCGCTGCTGAAGCACAGCCAGAACAACCGGCCTCTGATTCCTCCTCCTGA